The Sesamum indicum cultivar Zhongzhi No. 13 linkage group LG9, S_indicum_v1.0, whole genome shotgun sequence genome segment ACgctgaataaaataaattacaaaaacatagaagaaaaaacagaaatcAAATTTCAGGTTATGGGAAAGGCTAACTTCCCTTTACTTGCTTTTCGTCAACAAATCACTTTGAACAGCATAAGATTGTGAGGATATTTCAACCCAAGTTTCTTCACAAGTTAGCAGCACATTGCtaaaaatacatcaaaaaCTTATTCCAGTCTGAGATAGGCTTAAGATTTTAAATGCCTTCCAGACAGTAAGATATCGGCATTTATCTTTCCTAGCTAATAAGTCTGACACTACTTCTCAGAAAAACGTTACTAGCACAATCAGAAATATCATAGGACAGAATAAAATTAGTTCTTGACCAATAAAGTATGCAATTTAGACAGGTTCTTGGTGGTCAATTTTCTGGTCAAGGTTATCCACCAGGAACTAGTCCAATCCCAACTATAGACATCAGGACATCACTCCCTCATGCTAAGCATAACAAAGATCAGAAAATCCTATGACGAGTAAGTGGAATGGCCTATCATACAGCATTGGACAAACCCCCATGCAGCATGTGGAGAGAAGAAGGAAACTGCAAGCTCTGCCTCTAAGCCACTATGAATTACATTTTCAATCACTGTTCAAATAATCCAACAGCTGGCTCAAAGACAATTGATATAGGTTAGTTTCATAACAGTGCCAATCCCTGCAGATATGAGTAGGTACTAGAGCACCTCCTAAgtttaaagaaaagataatgaaAAGAGAGAGCAATTTTAAGTGTCAAATTTTAGATACAAGATGTTACTCACTCGAGGGTTGGAGATGTTAATTTTCTTGTGCTTAAGTCCGACTTTAAGCCCCAACTCTTCAGACACACTAGAGAAACCCTGCAAGAACCCAGTAGTAAATAAGCCAACATGCATTGCACGTAATAGCTGTCTGATGACAAGCATGATCCTTCAGTGCAAAAAGGCCTCTTAGGGCTAACCTCGAAGATTTGTTTTATGTAGACATTATCTGGAGGCTTTGACACATGAATCCATAAATCATTGTTGCTTGAGCCAATGCTATTCAAGCAAATAGCATAATCTATAGTCTCACGCAAGCGCTGGTCCAAACTACGAAGCCACTATAACAGGAAGGTCCAACGTGCAAAAATCAGGCGCAATACCGAcctcaaatatatcaaaagaCAGAGAGTAAGTCCTTTGAGGGGATAAGCACCTTATGGGTCCCATTGTAGTTATAAGGTCCTCCAGATGTCAGCACGAAGAGTAAATTATACCTTCCTCTTGTCTTAGCACTCGAgtataaaactgaaaataatcTAGCTATTTCTAGAAGCGCCACAACACCACTACCGTTGCTATCACTTCCCACAGATAATGCCTGTAAGCATTAAGATGGCATAAGATCCTGGGGTGGCAAAACACAACCAaatttaagaaagaaagatattAACTGGTGCAGCCCCAAATGTGTCGTAAGATGCCACTACAGCTATGGTAGGAAGCTGATTTGAGTCTCCGTCAGCTTTCAATCCAGGTAGCCACCCCTGATATAGGACAAGTTTCAAAAAACTTAAGCGGAAGTACAGAAACAGTAAGATAGATTCCCTGAGCTTGTACAGATTGCTCAATGTTCCATCAAATTATGCAACCAAAATTCACCAAAGATTGAGGACTCCGGTAAGTCCAATTGAAAATAAGATGCAACAACGAGAAGAACCTGGATATTTGCAATAGCAGGAGAAGCAATTTTCTTGGGTTCTGGTGCAGCAACAACAAGCTTGTATCTGAAACATTTTAGAAGAGGCATAAACTATGGTACGTATAGTGCAAGACAGGCTACTCAAATTAATAGTAGCTCTAAATTATAACACATCAAGAAATAGAAACATAATTTGGAATCTACTATCATGATAATTTGAATCCAACATATGAAGGCCCAAAAATGGTGAAATCAAATACAGGAGATATACATTTTAACATCTAACCAGCCACAAAAAATGGGACCAGATATACATATGTAGAATTGTGAAACTGGATAACCCATAAAAGCACAGAGTTATCTTCCACAATGGCCCCGCAATTGAATGTAAAAACAAGTAAACTTTGCTTCTCTGCCTTCTATAACTGTCAGTAAGGAGGGTTCGGCGAGTCCGAATTCAAAAGCTTTAAACAGGAATACCGCAGAATATGATATATTACAACCAAGGGGGAAAATTGGAAACACTTGCCACCTGAACATTCTTGCAGTTGCTTATAGTTGGTAGATATGTTGCGTCGGCTGATATTTATAGGCAAACATCAGGTTCACGGGAATTCAACTTCGGGATGCACACAAATTTGGTGATCTTTCTAGTCACGAGAATATTTAGAGAAAGATACCTCCATATGTAACTATAATCAGTccttattatattaattaataatggttCATAACTAATAGCAGCACAAAGCCCTTCCTTCCATAATGGAACATGACCTAACAAGATTGACTGGACAGTTTCTAGTTTCAACTTGGAACCTATTTGAGTGATAGAAGAACACAAAAAACTGAAGTTGATTAACAATCATACAACACCCATTACCGGCACAGCAGATGAGTAGCTAAAGTGCTTCTGACTTGTATagtttctaaatatattgttatCTATGTATCAACTAACCCGCCAGTTGTGGCAGTCGCTGGTTGACCAGTAGcatcatttttcttgatgTCAGCTAGCACAGCATTAACATGGTCATCCTCAAAGCCAAAGTACACAGGATACTGAAACATAAGATGACACTATCAGATAAGAAAGCAGAACTGTTGAAAGCAAAACATAAGACAAATGATAAATCggattttcatttgaaatccAAATAAGCCAAAAGTTACGCACAGAAAAAAACCATGATTGAGTTCTTAGGAGCATATATTCAAAAACCACCAACTAACTTAAGCTTCATTGCCTTCTTTTAAACACAGAAGTGGggagaaaatataaatcaaaagaaTCATAGGAAGAGGTCCACCAAACAATTTGCAAACTTTTCATAGTATAAAACCAACAACATTTACTGCAATTACAAAAGAGAAGTAATATGTTCCACTCACAGGGATGTTTGCATGCAAAAGCAACTTTTCCAGTTCGACTAAAACTTCCTTGATGACTTTGGTTGCAGAATCATGATCAGATCCACCCCCACTATCGACGTTTTGTGGATTAAAAACTTGGGGAAGTAGAAGCAATAAGCCACCTAATGGCTTCTTCTGTCCAATATATTCTGCCAAAAGAttcaaacaatatataaataaagatatatacCAAGGAATGTTAGGACTAGAAGGAAGCAAGTGTAAGGATCAATCCAAATTGAACTTTGTTGGTCAGAATCTAAGGAATACAATCAATAATGAAGCCAATCTCCACTGACTGGTCACCCTGTCATGTACTCTGACAAAGTTGGAAAGTAGTCGTAACTAGggaaatttgaagattttaagtaggtttagaaaattagaaaaatctaCTAGTTTGGATTCAACTAATTTTCACGCTAACTTTTATCTAACACCACCACTTCTAGAACCTCCAGCTTCTTTGGAAAACCCACACAAACAAAGCAATGCCTAAACCGCCTTTCCCGCTTGATTACTCAAATATCATAATCGGCTCAACTCCCCAGAACAAGCAAACGAACACCTAATTCCACTCACTACAACTGTCAAAATCTCGTAAATTAAGTGCACACCTGCTTttcaaaatgataaataagaaAGTTAAAAACACGGacaaagaaagcaacaaatcAGCGACCTCTAATGAATGTGAGATTCAATTCACGGACGGGGAGGATGAGCACAGTGCGGGAGAGATCAGTGACAGCGCCACCGGCGGCAGAGGAGGAGAACAGAGAGGAGCCAGCGTGGTGGTTGAGGGCGGCGAGGCGGGATCCAAACGGCACGCCGGCGAGATCGTACTGCACGAGGCGGTACACATCGACGACGGTGACGGCGTCGCAGAGCTCGACGCAGGCCATGACTATAATCAGCAGAGCAATCACCGATGAATACACCGGCTCCACCAACACTGGAGACTGAGATTTCGCCATTGGAAGGGAGCTCTGGAACTTTGATCTGGAGAAGTGGAAGAATAATAAAGAATGTGGTATATTAGTGTTTGGATAGTCATATATTCAACtacataaacaaatttttagcaattattattactaattattgattatgggattttaataattttaagatttattttaaggtaaattaaattttgacatatgaattataccctttttttttcatttcgccgttaaaattttttttatgtcaacttataatcttaattttacgaaatttgtgttttattatatacaattacttttttatttgatttttttgtctgAAAAACATCACAAGCTgtacatatatgaaaaataccaTATATGAAGCACtgtatgtgatgttttttcgacaaaaaacttgattggaaaataattataaatagaaaaatacaaaatttcgtaaagttaaaatagaaaattagacaaaaaaaaaaagaattagaagtcaaaatgtaaaaatataattaacattttgttataaattttgtgCTTCATTTTATTGGAGGAATGATTATGGAAAATTAAAAGCATTTGATTCTCTGGATATTTATTGAACGGAAAAAACGAAGCAGTCTAGCCCTGTTTGAATGAGGCTTTGTTTTTAGAGATATTTTTTGGCTACttcacttttttatatttttgctgtaattttatttattttttggaaaatagagaaataatGAGTTTAATTTGGAgagattaaaatttattcccaaatatacaaaattggAATGAGACGAGTTGAACAAttataacaaaacaaaaaatgaaaacgaCAAAGCCATGGGTGTCTGCCTCGTCTCGGGCATTATGTGTATATACCAATAATATCATTCACAATTTAGTACCCAATTTCTGAATTCATTACACGAAAAATACTtaatcttttgtaatattatttaagttaaatCTATTGTAAAACTACAAAGCTATAAAGTATAAAACAAACACTCCCTCATcacaaattttcagaaaaattccCTGTAGAAGTTGAATCATTCTTGAAATGTAGTAGCAAAAACATCGGTACGGTAACAAATTTAGCAAGTTGATGTTATCACTTGCAAGCCATTTTCAGTTCACAACAAAAGGGTGGTTGATCATGCCAATGAACTTCAATCTAACTAGGGTATTAATACATGCATGTTATATACATCAATCTGCAGCTCCTGCATCCATTCATCTCCACTTCTAGGGATGGATTCGAACAACACAATGCAGATAATTTAAGGATGTTAAGGGATAGCTTCGCGGACTTCTGTATTTAAAGTACTAGGCGAAAACATTGCAAACGTTCACAATCTTGACTTGGACAACTTGAGTGTTTATGTAGAATGCTGTGGTCTGCATAATTCCATACTCGTCAAAGCTCTGCCAATAGTCGTCTGGCCCTTTGGTTCGACTTCATCAGGCTTGATCTCTTGGTTCTTCCACATCTCAACTGGACCTTCATCAAAAAGTTAATGGTATATGAGGAATACAGCAAACTTCATAGCACCAAAAGTAAAACAAGTAAAGAAGAGATATATCTTTCTTCAAATAGGTAAATCAGTGAGGAAAAGTAGCATCTCATTTCTAATTGTGAGTGGGAACATATTGGACTTACCCTAAATATGTTCAAGAGAAAGCAGCAGAGGTAAACCATCTCACCTGTTTAACTAAGGACCTCTCGGGAGAATATAACTCGTCAAACGAACAAAAATGTAGTCAAGTCTTTATATAAAGTTCCAGGAATTCAGTCACTCGACCTGTCTGCATTCTCAGGAAAGATGAATTGAAGGTCTTCGTTGTCTCTATAGACTTGCACAAGTGCTGCCGCCTTATATGCAAACAGCCCAACCATAGCAGGCACAAGCTGGCAACAGCAAGAATAAATCATGAAGAATGAAATGCTTAAAGATTCCCATCTCTTATGGAGTGCATgccaatcacaaaaattgtaTCTCGGCTCGTCGGCATGGATTCAACAAACAGTGCCCATCAATCCCAAGGATATTAAACATTACCTGGAAGTCAAAAATGTCGTGGGCAAAATGCTGGGACAGTTCCCACAGACCATNNNNNNNNNNAAAGAGCAATACTACTACCCTTCAGTGTTCTCTCAACAAAATCCTGCAGATCCTCGCTTCTTATTCCAATTCTGATATAGAACGCAAACATTAATTAGCACAAAGGAGGGAACAACTTCAGATGAACTTGAATTAAGCACCAGGAGGGAAAAGATTTAGTACTTCTTTGACTTCTTTTTGGTGAAAACTTCTGGAACTGCTTCTCTTGAGATGTTGTCCGCATGTTTGCATAGCAGTTGAAAGTACAAGCAgctgaagaaataaaattaccaGAAGTAAATGTTATGTAAACATGAAAAGGGATGATAACGTAATACTGCACTTCAAAATGCAATATGTTTCTTCTGTATATATCTCTGAGCGGCAAAGGAGACCAAACATTATTTACCTAAACACAATCTTCTTTACATCAAAAAAGCACACAGGAATTATAACcacataaattacatattctAGCACACTAATGGAATAACCATTTCGAACTTCTAAGTATGGGGAGAAGAAAGGTTTAGAACATTACCTGAAAATAACTCCTGTTGCATAGCTCACAGCAGCCTGGCCAACATAAAAAGTAGTAAGCATATCTAAGGTTCTAAAGATTCCAACTTGCTACAGATTGAGACACATAATACagatacataaaaattatacgtaATTTGTGGCaagtaatttgattaaagTGGAGTTAAGTCAGAATAGTCTGGTTAAAGTTTCTCTATAACAGCTTTACAGCTTACAGGATCAGCTGTTTGGTCACGATGGTGACCATGAAGCATCACAAACACAACGGAAAATACAGATGCAATGTCAtcttgtattttgttttcctcACTGCAGAAGCTTTTCCTTATTTTCCTGAAAATTGATCTGGGGTTCCACGGCTACATATGCAATTACTACAACTTACCTGGACAGACAAAGCTATGAGGCAATATCCACTGCATGCAGATCCTATGCCCACAGTCAAAAGAAGCAGCTCTCTCTTCAGCTGCATTTAAACAACAAATGTCAGCTCACAACTACATCAGAGAAATCATATGATCAAAGAAAGAATCTAGCAGAGGGTAAAACTGATAGCTGGAGTTTCAGACATCATACAGCCTCATATCTGAGAAAATTCAGCCTTTTCCTTCTCTCACCATCGTCCCGCACTTCCTACCATCATCCGCAAACAGCaacatcatcaatatcaaaCTAGTTAGCCGGCACAAGAACTCGCTAATCTTAAAGTTTCTCTTTGTAAATCATCGaaattaactattttctaCTATTCATCGCACGACATAAACGAAATAAGAAAAGAGGTTGTGCAATTGAGCATACAACCTTGGAAGCCATCTTCTGATTCATCGGTGCCGAATTATCGTCACCCAACAGCCACTCATTCgttcttttcaatttcaagaacCCACCTTCGCTTTCCTGCCCAACATCCTAAATGGTTGGAATACCATTACCAAAATGCACACACACATTATAAAAAGACgttgaaaattattgaaagaatgAAAGAGAAATTAGAGGCAAATCACTAACTTTACCTCCTCCAGTAACTGTGAGGCACTATTGAATTTCTGATTATCAGCAATTCCCTCAAACTCTCCAAGATTTTTGGAATTGGCAACCACACCCCTGAGCCAAAGTTCATCTGAGAGTTTCGCTATAAAATCTCCACTTAACTCTCTTTCTTTCAAGAACTCCCGCAATACATCATCTCCAGCAAATTCATTCACttgcattatttaaaaaaaaaaaagccaacaattatattttctcatatGAGGTCCCAATTAACACCACTAGGGGAAAAAAGAGTTGAGATGGGCGCGGCGCTTACGGGGAGGAGGTGAAGCTTTGAGGGTGGAGAACACAGCAGGTACTCGGGAGCAATAACGACGACGTTTTGCGTAGTGAAGGACTGGATATTTTGGGGAAAATACAGTAGCTGAAAGGGAATTCATCTTCTTGAATTCTGCAGCTAAAGAGCAGGAGAGTCCGCGTCAACAGTTGTAAGATAGGCTGACGATGATGCCAGACCAAATCTCTTGTACGGCCAGTGGGGAAGCATTGAAATGACGGAGTTGCCCACCTTACAAATAAGTTAGAATTGTACGCGACTAAGCTCTTgcatttttcaactttcaatacttataaattaaaccttaaaattattaaatcatttCTTAAAATGAACTCCTAAGATgttgaaacaaagaaaagaaaacaaattggaACTTATTGATACAGCAATAAATTCGAATTatcaaaaccaaaatatacaaaatctGTATGAATCGAACATTATACAAAACATTAACTCAACATTACAACATCAGTTACTAACACAATAAAGCAGTGACACTACATTACTATATACAAATTAACACAATAGCATCCTTTTATTCTCAGGATCATCTACTTTTGATGTAATAACAATATATGGACCATGAAATCAGGCTTGCAGTGTGAAACCTGTGGCAACCATGTAGGTGATCCACGCAAACCCAACTTGCACGCTCCTAACGAACCTCAAGCTGGATACCAGGGCAGCTGATGGCAGGGAAGGGTTGCAGGTGGACAAGGGCGTTCGAACAAAGAGGCGGCAATTGGAGACAACTGAAGCCACAATACTGGGACTGGGCCGAGGAAGCAGCACCACCAGATACACACCATTACCATTGGATGTGGCGTTTGAAGGTGAGTTGAACACCACGTCGTTGGAGCAGGCAACTTGAACCGCAGCATCTACACACAAAAATACAGGTCACCATGcaaatatttgatgtttaCTATTTACAACACAGGTTGAAAAACTTTTCATGAATCGTAAATCATGCATGTACTAATTATTACACAGTAGTCAAATATTTTCGTTAGATTATTACAACACGCCTAGTGCAGTCATATTATACGATAAACTCATCccaaattattcatttttcaacGAAAACATGTACAATAATATACATGATTTTGTAACGACATTGTATACCACTCAAAAAtcaagagttttttttttttttcgtttgtatataaatagagCCTCAAGAAATATAATGTATACTCGAGAAAACAGGGGTTGCAGTCTCATTGGGGCCAGGACTGCCATCTGCGGTGCAATACAAAGTCCCATTGACGTGCACTATTCCAACTGTATTTTGTGCCTCTGCAACTGACATTAATGCCATCGCACCAACAAAGACAAGAATCACGAGAGGTTTCAGGGCCATGATTTTGGAGAGAGGTAGAGTTGTTGAAGAAAGGTTTGGAAATTATGGTGCTTTGATTGTGTGAAAAATGCAGCATTTCGGGCATGCAATTTATAGACAGCAAACTCTTGTTGTCAGAATTGCTAAATCTTGAATTGGTGAAGTGTGTCTAAACTATGACCTTCAATTCAACGAAGAGCTGAAAGTCAAAGGAAGCAACTTGTTCAACATTTATCATCTATAGTACCATGTTCAATTTACATGATGGCCATAATACTTTGCCCCCACGACTTAATTAATCTTGAATTTCATCGAgggatatattttattcataaattcataatatatatatatgtgtgtgcgtaACACTAAGATTATTATTGcatcattttctaaaatttaatttgatagtatatattaactattaaTACAACGACATTAATTCATGAAATTGTTGCATAAATGTCTCAGTATTATTAAAATTCCAATCTATTCTTTGTTTTCATGAAATTGACTGGATCCATAATGAGATGTGACCACCTTGATAGGAGCCGCCATAGCCATAGGAGTAGGGCTTTTGTCTTTTCAAAATTCtgatacaataatatatatagagtctATAAATGTGCATAATgacaataatacatatttagtTAACATTCTTTGACTTCCCGATGGATGGAGCTGCGCCGCAATATAGGCATGCAGCCAGTTGTGCAGAAATACAGAcaactatacatatatttcaGTTTGATTGTTgattatgtgtaattaaatctTCATTGTCGACcaatgttattaaaattttgatcagCACACATGAATGATGCAGGCACAATTTTTTCAAAGATACGGTATGAAATATCATACCTACTTTCTTCTTCTCGACGAATGTTATTAGAATTTTGATCAGCAGCACATAACACAAGCACGATTTTTTCAAACCATACCtactttctcatttttataatccaataaaaaaataaaaagaaagaaatacaacTTGATTTCTACTATTGcacaaattttaagaatagattaattgcattttaccttTGTGACACGACAGTGTGGCCTTATTTTTAGAAGTTCAAGTTCGattgttctttgtttttcccCGAATTTTCAGATTTATCAGTTTTTAGTACAAGTTTTTCACTAAATTCAATTGCAAATTGACATTGTTTGTGttcttacataaaaataagatggTCATGTGAAATAATCCTCATTTATTCATGGACAAATTCTAGTCTTCACATTACACAGCTTGCTATGTATACCAACTATTTGCTCAAACACAACTTGACACTTCACAGACATAGTACAAGACAACATTAACACAATGACTACATGATCCTTTTATTCTTACAAGCAGCT includes the following:
- the LOC105170231 gene encoding phylloplanin-like, translated to MALKPLVILVFVGAMALMSVAEAQNTVGIVHVNGTLYCTADGSPGPNETATPVFSNAAVQVACSNDVVFNSPSNATSNGNGVYLVVLLPRPSPSIVASVVSNCRLFVRTPLSTCNPSLPSAALVSSLRFVRSVQVGFAWITYMVATGFTLQA
- the LOC105170040 gene encoding nicalin-1-like, with protein sequence MAKSQSPVLVEPVYSSVIALLIIVMACVELCDAVTVVDVYRLVQYDLAGVPFGSRLAALNHHAGSSLFSSSAAGGAVTDLSRTVLILPVRELNLTFIREYIGQKKPLGGLLLLLPQVFNPQNVDSGGGSDHDSATKVIKEVLVELEKLLLHANIPYPVYFGFEDDHVNAVLADIKKNDATGQPATATTGGYKLVVAAPEPKKIASPAIANIQGWLPGLKADGDSNQLPTIAVVASYDTFGAAPALSVGSDSNGSGVVALLEIARLFSVLYSSAKTRGRYNLLFVLTSGGPYNYNGTHKWLRSLDQRLRETIDYAICLNSIGSSNNDLWIHVSKPPDNVYIKQIFEGFSSVSEELGLKVGLKHKKINISNPRVAWEHEQFSRLRVTAATLSELAVAPDFLESTGGLSDSRYFVDEASISRSVKLVAESLARHIYGQEGKSIDIFADNSSLSLNPSYIRSWLQFLSTTPRVAPFLSKNDPLIMALKKELADHTVEVSLQQEVLDGMFTFYDSISSRLHIYQVASVTFDLLLLLVLGSYLITLFCFLIITTRGLDDLISLFRRPTSRKVKTA
- the LOC105170041 gene encoding uncharacterized protein LOC105170041 (The sequence of the model RefSeq protein was modified relative to this genomic sequence to represent the inferred CDS: added 157 bases not found in genome assembly), which encodes MNSLSATVFSPKYPVLHYAKRRRYCSRVPAVFSTLKASPPPLNEFAGDDVLREFLKERELSGDFIAKLSDELWLRGVVANSKNLGEFEGIADNQKFNSASQLLEEDVGQESEGGFLKLKRTNEWLLGDDNSAPMNQKMASKEVRDDGERRKRLNFLRYEALKRELLLLTVGIGSACSGYCLIALSVQAAVSYATGVIFSCLYFQLLCKHADNISREAVPEVFTKKKSKKIGIRSEDLQDFVERTLKGSSIALSSPRLVIPAAIYGLWELSQHFAHDIFDFQLVPAMVGLFAYKAAALVQVYRDNEDLQFIFPENADRSSD